The following are from one region of the Pygocentrus nattereri isolate fPygNat1 chromosome 20, fPygNat1.pri, whole genome shotgun sequence genome:
- the LOC108416340 gene encoding sperm flagellar protein 2-like — MQEWLDQRFTSEMDSIQQLSGVVQHHIENSLKIPHQLVLDCTDFFIDGETRVLPTTPTPPRPPPLERTNHRTLSILQLHGLRAQLHKIAPTGQVSSTELCKVLQELTSLTMGSDALPEAWMNLTDSQVQELVCVLSQDREVVDWRQFLLSAAQPWPLPSQNQLLRTLTRFREEDTAASGVLTLEQYRQVELWFSSQTDVPVPEDPTEPLPYDRLANLKEFFFALFADAASSTAVLDYLTMLLYFCCHPDPAQGFTRALSIVTQHKHQYRHPSPLLQSLPYMDGAEECEAEEEDESVHKDDGVTVEEIFRALSHGGKRVTSHHRIESNSREELQQDLVKVFKELGFDAGEKIPFSMLSQHPFLQDLMEGSSQYLLADIHRVLHVPKSDGEPSSFTTS, encoded by the exons atgcaggAGTGGCTGGACCAACGCTTCACCTCCGAGATGGACAG tataCAGCAGTTGTCGGGGGTGGTTCAGCACCACATTGAGAACAGTCTGAAGATCCCTCACCAGCTGGTGCTGGACTGCACCGACTTCTTCATAGACGGAGAGACGcgggtgttacccactacgccCACTCCGCCCCGCCCACCACCGCTGGAACGGACCAATCACAGGACTCTCTCCATCCTGCAGCTGCACGGTCTGCGTGCCCAGCTGCACAAGATCGCCCCCACAG GTCAGGTGTCCAGTACCGAGCTCTGTAAGGTTCTGCAGGAGCTGACCTCACTCACTATGGGCTCTGATGCTCTGCCTGAAGCCTGGATGAACCTCACAGACTCACAG gtccaggagctggtgtgtgtgctgTCTCAGGACCGTGAGGTGGTGGACTGGCGTCAGTTTTTACTGAGTGCGGCTCAGCCGTGGCCTTTACCCTCTCAGAACCAACTGCTGAGAACACTCACACGCTTCCGAGAGGAAGACACCGCAGCCAGCGGAGTCCTTACACTGGAGCAATACCGACAG GTTGAGTTGTGGTTTTCCAGCCAGACAGATGTTCCTGTTCCCGAAGATCCCACTGAACCTCTGCCATACGACCGGCTGGCCAATCTCAAGGAG TTTTTCTTTGCGCTGTTTGCGGACGCTGCTTCGTCCACGGCTGTTCTGGACTATCTGACCATGCTGCTGTACTTCTGCTGCCATCCTGATCCAGCACAGGGCTTCACCAGAGCCCTCAGCATAGTGACCCAGCACAAACATCAGTACAGACACCCCAGCCCCCTGCTGCAG TCACTGCCCTACATGGATGGTGCTGAGGAGTGTGAAGCTGAGGAAGAGGACGAGTCTGTGCATAAAGATGATGGCGTGACAGTGGAGGAGATTTTCAGAGCTCTGAGCCACGGAGGAAAACGAGTGACATCACATCACCGCATAGAGTCTAACAGCAGAGAGGAGTTACAGCAG GATCTGGTGAAGGTCTTTAAGGAGCTGGGCTTTGATGCAGGAGAAAAGATTCCATTCTCAATGCTATCCCAGCATCCTTTCCTGCAAGATCTGATGGAAGGCTCTTCACAGTATCTGCTAGCA gacattcacagagttcTACACGTCCCGAAGAGTGACGGAGAACCTTCAAGCTTCACCACATCATAG